The Desulfocurvibacter africanus subsp. africanus DSM 2603 nucleotide sequence TTGGCCACCAGGCTTTCCAAACGGTCCTTGAGTTCCTCCATCTTGACCTCGTACTCCTCGATGAACACGCGGCCGGTCTTGTCGATGCTCAGCACGAGGTGCTCGCTATCCGTGGGCAGAGCCGCCACGGTCCTGGTCTGGGGCAGCTCCACCTCAACGCCCTGGGTCATGAGCGGGGCAGTGACGAAGACGATGCACAAGAGCACCATCATGACGTCCACCAGGGGCGTGATGTTGATGCCTGGAATGCTGCGGCGGCTGTTGCGGTTGTCCATGGCTGTACCCTCCGCGGGCTAGTCGCTCTCGGCGACGATCCAGGGCATCTCGCGCTGGATGCGGTTCAGGAAGATGCCCGCGAAGTTGACCAGTTCGGTCTCGATCTTGGACAGCAGCCCCTGGATGGCGTTGTAGGCGATGGTCGAGGGAATGGCTACGGCCAGGCCGAATGCCGTGGCAATGAGGGCCTCGGCCATGCCGGGGGCCACGGCCGAGATGGCGGCGGACTTGAGCGTGGCGATGCTCTGGAAAGCCACGATAATGCCCCAGACCGTGCCCAGCAGGCCGATGTAGGGAGTCGCGTTGGCGCAGGTACCCAGGAAGGACATCTG carries:
- a CDS encoding ExbD/TolR family protein, whose amino-acid sequence is MDNRNSRRSIPGINITPLVDVMMVLLCIVFVTAPLMTQGVEVELPQTRTVAALPTDSEHLVLSIDKTGRVFIEEYEVKMEELKDRLESLVAKQKKALYLKADAQVPYGSVVRVMGEIKAAGIDKLGMVAEEPETKGKKRK